The Sphingomonas alpina genome has a segment encoding these proteins:
- a CDS encoding pirin family protein: MIERRPFAELGSANHGWLDAKHHFSFANYYDPARMGWGPIRVWNDDTIAAGTGFPPHPHADMEIITYVREGAITHQDSLGNTGRTEAGDVQVMSAGSGVRHSEYNREPGTTKIFQIWIEPKTRGDTPAWGAKPFPKGDRSGRFVTLASGFADDADALPIRTDARIVGATLKAGETAEYPLGADRHGYLVAASGSVDVNGIRLDPRDGAAIVDEAILRVTAINDAEIVLVDAA; this comes from the coding sequence ATGATCGAACGCCGCCCCTTTGCCGAACTTGGTAGCGCCAATCATGGCTGGCTCGACGCCAAGCACCATTTTTCGTTCGCCAATTACTATGATCCCGCCCGGATGGGCTGGGGGCCGATCCGCGTGTGGAACGATGATACGATCGCGGCCGGCACCGGTTTCCCGCCGCACCCCCATGCCGACATGGAGATCATCACCTATGTCCGCGAAGGTGCGATCACGCACCAGGACAGCCTGGGCAATACCGGCCGTACAGAAGCGGGCGATGTCCAGGTGATGAGCGCCGGGTCGGGTGTCCGCCATTCCGAATATAATCGCGAGCCGGGCACGACGAAGATTTTCCAGATCTGGATCGAGCCCAAGACCCGCGGCGATACCCCGGCCTGGGGCGCCAAGCCCTTCCCCAAGGGAGATCGCTCCGGCCGTTTCGTGACGCTGGCAAGCGGCTTCGCGGATGATGCCGATGCTCTTCCTATCCGGACCGACGCCCGCATTGTCGGCGCTACGCTGAAGGCGGGGGAAACCGCCGAGTATCCGCTCGGCGCCGATCGTCATGGCTATCTTGTTGCTGCCAGCGGCTCGGTCGACGTCAATGGCATCCGCCTCGATCCCCGCGACGGCGCGGCAATCGTCGATGAGGCCATCTTGCGGGTCACCGCGATCAACGACGCGGAGATCGTTCTGGTCGACGCCGCCTGA
- a CDS encoding alpha/beta fold hydrolase codes for MTTITTQDGTEIFYKDWGPRDAQPVMFHHGWPLSADDWDSQMMFFVEKGFRVIAHDRRGHGRSSQSATGHDMDTYVADVIELTDALDLKNAIHIGHSTGGGEVARYAARARPGRVAKAVLISAVPPQMVQTPGNPNGVPMSVFDDIRAQTAGNRAQYYYDFTMPFYGFNREGTEVKEGVRLNWWRQGMMGAALAHTLGIAAFSETDFTADLKAITVPALVLHGEDDQIVPIEISARLSAKLIPGAQLKTYPGYPHGMPTTHADQINADLLAFIRG; via the coding sequence ATGACCACCATCACGACGCAGGACGGCACCGAGATTTTCTACAAGGATTGGGGCCCCAGGGACGCGCAGCCGGTCATGTTCCATCACGGCTGGCCGCTCAGCGCCGACGATTGGGACAGCCAGATGATGTTCTTCGTCGAGAAGGGCTTTCGCGTCATCGCTCATGATCGCCGCGGACATGGCCGCTCATCCCAGTCGGCGACCGGCCACGACATGGACACCTATGTTGCCGATGTGATCGAACTGACCGATGCCCTCGACCTGAAGAATGCGATCCATATCGGCCATTCGACCGGCGGCGGCGAGGTTGCCCGCTATGCCGCGAGAGCCAGGCCGGGCCGGGTCGCCAAGGCGGTCCTGATCAGTGCCGTCCCGCCGCAGATGGTCCAGACGCCCGGCAACCCCAACGGCGTGCCGATGTCGGTGTTCGACGACATCCGGGCCCAGACCGCCGGCAATCGCGCTCAATATTATTACGACTTTACGATGCCCTTTTACGGCTTCAACCGCGAAGGCACGGAGGTGAAGGAGGGCGTGCGGCTCAACTGGTGGCGGCAGGGGATGATGGGCGCCGCACTGGCGCACACACTGGGCATCGCCGCTTTCTCGGAGACCGATTTCACCGCGGATCTGAAAGCCATCACCGTGCCGGCTCTCGTCCTGCATGGCGAAGATGACCAGATCGTCCCGATCGAGATCTCCGCACGCCTCTCGGCGAAGCTCATTCCGGGCGCGCAGTTGAAGACCTACCCGGGCTATCCGCACGGCATGCCGACGACCCACGCAGATCAGATCAACGCCGATCTGCTCGCTTTCATCCGGGGCTGA
- a CDS encoding glyoxalase produces the protein MKRLTLFAATILLAASSVAVAHPPRSQGATVTAGYSVGPQYDSTHVYVAPEDFDRFITSFVATFGGTVSKRGEFQVTPTTSRTLSQVAMTPAGMVSVFGFKTPVPYPFGSERTGYLVTDIDAAVAAARKAGAVRLVETFPDPIGRDVLVQWPGGVNMQLYWHTVKPSYAPLATIPENRVYLTPDAADAFVKSWVSFSRGRIVSDNRAAPGAGIGQPCKTYRHIRLTSGYGKMTILVSDGALPWPYGRELTGYAVTDLSNTLAKATAAGVEQLVPPHAEGDHQSAIVQFPGGYIAEIHSSAR, from the coding sequence ATGAAACGTCTGACTCTTTTCGCGGCCACCATCCTTCTTGCAGCCTCGAGCGTAGCTGTGGCCCATCCGCCGCGATCCCAGGGCGCCACGGTCACCGCCGGTTATTCGGTCGGCCCGCAATACGACTCGACGCACGTCTATGTCGCGCCTGAGGATTTCGATCGCTTCATCACCAGTTTCGTCGCCACGTTCGGGGGTACGGTCAGCAAGCGTGGCGAATTTCAGGTGACGCCAACGACCAGCCGAACGCTGTCGCAGGTTGCGATGACACCGGCGGGGATGGTGTCGGTGTTCGGCTTCAAGACACCGGTCCCCTATCCGTTCGGCTCGGAGCGCACCGGATATCTCGTCACCGATATCGATGCTGCTGTTGCGGCGGCTAGAAAGGCGGGCGCCGTCCGCCTGGTGGAGACGTTCCCCGACCCGATCGGCCGCGATGTGCTCGTGCAATGGCCAGGCGGCGTGAACATGCAGCTTTACTGGCACACGGTGAAACCCAGCTACGCGCCGCTCGCCACGATACCGGAAAATCGCGTCTATCTGACGCCCGACGCAGCCGATGCTTTCGTCAAAAGCTGGGTGAGTTTCTCCCGGGGCCGCATCGTATCCGACAACCGTGCCGCACCAGGCGCCGGGATCGGCCAACCCTGCAAGACCTACCGTCACATCCGGCTGACCTCGGGATATGGAAAAATGACGATCCTGGTCAGCGATGGTGCGCTCCCCTGGCCCTATGGGCGCGAGCTGACGGGATATGCCGTGACTGACCTGTCAAATACCCTGGCCAAGGCGACCGCAGCGGGTGTCGAGCAGCTCGTCCCTCCGCATGCCGAGGGGGATCACCAATCGGCGATCGTGCAATTTCCGGGCGGCTATATCGCGGAAATTCATTCTTCAGCGCGATAA
- a CDS encoding helix-turn-helix transcriptional regulator yields the protein MSRSHRLFDLLQILRRHRGTVSGAVLAREADVSLRTIRRDIATLQAMGADIDAEAGVGYILRPGFLLPPLSFTQEELHALVVGAQWVSRQTDPALAHAVRNALAKIDGVLAPEMREALDDSSFYVGGTSTMAAGLDLAQCRRALREQRKMRIAYREEGVGMSERIVWPIMLGFAETERSIAGWCETNGDYHLFHGDRIVHAEVLAERYARDRRKLVKEWRASAQHPCARSSCS from the coding sequence ATGTCACGCAGCCACCGCCTGTTCGATCTGCTGCAGATCCTGCGCCGGCATCGCGGAACCGTGTCTGGCGCGGTGCTGGCGCGCGAGGCGGATGTTTCTTTGCGCACCATCCGCCGCGACATCGCCACCTTACAGGCAATGGGGGCGGACATCGACGCCGAGGCGGGCGTCGGCTATATTCTGCGACCTGGTTTCCTGCTGCCGCCGCTGTCATTCACTCAGGAGGAACTGCATGCCCTGGTCGTCGGTGCGCAATGGGTCAGCCGCCAGACCGACCCCGCACTGGCGCATGCTGTCCGCAATGCGCTCGCGAAGATCGACGGTGTGCTGGCGCCGGAGATGCGTGAGGCGCTCGACGACAGTAGCTTCTATGTCGGCGGCACCAGCACGATGGCTGCCGGCCTCGACCTGGCGCAATGCCGCCGGGCGTTGCGTGAACAACGCAAGATGCGGATCGCCTACCGAGAAGAGGGCGTCGGCATGTCGGAACGGATCGTCTGGCCGATCATGCTCGGCTTCGCCGAAACCGAGCGCAGCATCGCCGGCTGGTGCGAAACAAATGGCGATTACCACCTGTTCCACGGCGATCGCATAGTACATGCCGAGGTGCTTGCGGAGCGCTATGCACGCGACCGCCGAAAACTGGTCAAGGAATGGCGCGCGAGTGCGCAGCATCCATGCGCTCGATCAAGTTGCTCATGA
- a CDS encoding NAD(P)-dependent alcohol dehydrogenase, with translation MKRIQYHAYGGPEVMRLEEFAPEAPGQGEVAIAVRFAAINPIDWKLRGGAMKIVTGRSFPRAMGVDLAGIVTAIGPGVTRFTVGDAVFGMARFKQAGALGESAIAKEIALAKKPDDLSFEEAACLVTPGVTAWNGLVDKAKLKAGQSVFVNGCAGAVGEAAVQIARMLGAHVSGSCSAEAIDRARSFGLRAVYDYRTTDPAMIPDKFDVVFDAAATLSTAAGIGMLRKGGTFTTVDPTPARFVRAIVDRRLKPIVGTPRADLLDTLARAAQDKSFRLPIAEIVPLAQAIPLITAIEGGRRLRGKAVVAIG, from the coding sequence ATGAAACGCATCCAGTATCACGCTTATGGCGGCCCCGAGGTCATGCGGCTGGAGGAGTTCGCGCCCGAAGCGCCCGGCCAGGGAGAGGTAGCAATCGCAGTCCGATTTGCCGCGATCAACCCGATCGACTGGAAGCTGCGCGGCGGCGCGATGAAGATCGTGACCGGGCGGTCCTTCCCCCGCGCGATGGGCGTGGATCTTGCTGGAATCGTTACTGCGATCGGCCCCGGCGTGACGCGCTTCACAGTCGGCGACGCAGTGTTCGGAATGGCGCGATTCAAACAGGCCGGAGCCTTGGGCGAATCGGCGATCGCCAAAGAGATCGCGCTCGCGAAAAAGCCCGACGACCTGTCCTTCGAAGAGGCCGCGTGCCTGGTCACGCCGGGCGTCACTGCATGGAACGGCCTGGTCGACAAGGCGAAGCTAAAGGCTGGGCAGAGCGTGTTCGTCAACGGCTGCGCCGGCGCGGTCGGAGAGGCGGCAGTGCAGATTGCGCGCATGCTCGGCGCTCATGTATCGGGCAGTTGCAGCGCGGAAGCGATCGATCGCGCCCGCTCGTTCGGGCTGCGTGCGGTGTATGATTACCGGACCACCGATCCGGCGATGATCCCGGATAAGTTCGATGTGGTGTTCGACGCCGCTGCGACGTTGTCGACTGCGGCGGGGATCGGCATGCTGCGCAAGGGCGGCACCTTCACCACCGTCGATCCCACGCCAGCGCGGTTCGTTCGGGCCATCGTCGACCGCCGGCTGAAGCCGATCGTCGGCACTCCGCGCGCGGACCTGCTCGATACGCTTGCACGAGCCGCGCAAGACAAGAGCTTCCGCCTGCCTATTGCCGAAATCGTACCGCTTGCGCAGGCGATCCCGCTGATCACCGCGATCGAGGGCGGACGAAGATTGCGCGGTAAAGCGGTCGTGGCGATCGGATAA
- a CDS encoding glycoside hydrolase family 2 protein, whose product MMRWTGMVAFAFLLVLTTLMAGAVDAQPVSPRASRSVLTLGPGWQFARGDYPQASGVAFDDKNWTSVTLPHSFDAAEEGDGSYYRGPAWYRRVFTVTAPTPGRRLFVQFDAAATVADVWLNGKHVGRHEGGYAAFRFDITAALVPGRNILAVRVDNSATRTIAPLSGDFTVFGGLYRPVSLIETDDLHFDMNDHGGPGIYARVASLTPERTGISVLARVSNATGSRKRATVTSRILDAEGRQVALMRRATTIAPGQTAVVPLQGEVASPRRWDGVRDPYLYRVVTQIGEAGDQVTVPLGIRTIRIDPTQGLLLNGKPYPLRGANLQHSARPGIGNAVSREQIVEDFAILREMGSTGVRLAHFQHPQAAYEEADRLGLGLWTEIGVVGEIEDTPAFRANAAQQLRELIAQTYNHPSVMIWGIGNEIYADDPSVTRLLESLQKVAKETDPSRPTAYAHCCQADDHPKAMVSDVIGFNRYFGWYKDQSGQTLGRWAAGFHATHPDRAFAVSEYGAGGSIRHQADPPGDVDPASDWHPEQYQSEYHERNSRELADKPYVFAAFVWVAFDFASAGRHEGDRRGINDKGLVTYDRQTRKDAYYWYQANWSDKPMVHITSRRHNVRRTPDVEVKAYTNAGTATLFVNGTEQTTISTEGQIARWNVLLRPGPNRIEVRVLGQSDSVEWSYLPAPSMISPAD is encoded by the coding sequence ATGATGCGATGGACGGGAATGGTCGCGTTCGCCTTTCTTCTCGTGCTGACAACGCTCATGGCCGGCGCCGTCGATGCCCAACCGGTATCGCCTCGCGCCTCTCGCAGCGTATTAACGTTGGGGCCGGGCTGGCAATTCGCGCGTGGAGACTACCCACAGGCCAGCGGCGTCGCGTTCGACGACAAGAATTGGACCAGCGTCACCCTCCCCCATAGCTTCGATGCCGCGGAAGAGGGCGACGGGAGCTATTATCGTGGCCCGGCCTGGTACCGGCGCGTGTTCACGGTCACCGCTCCCACACCAGGCCGACGGCTGTTCGTCCAATTCGATGCGGCCGCAACCGTTGCCGACGTCTGGCTCAACGGCAAACATGTCGGCCGGCACGAAGGCGGCTACGCGGCGTTCCGCTTCGACATCACCGCCGCGCTAGTTCCCGGTCGCAACATCCTCGCCGTACGCGTCGACAACAGCGCCACACGCACCATCGCGCCGCTCAGCGGAGATTTCACCGTCTTCGGCGGACTCTATCGCCCCGTCTCGCTGATCGAGACCGACGATCTGCACTTCGACATGAACGATCATGGCGGTCCCGGCATCTACGCGCGAGTGGCGAGTCTCACGCCCGAGCGCACCGGAATTTCGGTTCTTGCGCGCGTGTCGAACGCCACCGGCTCGCGCAAACGGGCGACGGTCACCAGTCGCATCCTCGATGCCGAAGGTCGGCAGGTCGCACTGATGCGCCGCGCCACCACGATCGCACCCGGCCAGACGGCCGTGGTCCCGCTGCAAGGCGAGGTCGCATCGCCACGGCGATGGGACGGCGTCCGCGACCCCTATCTCTACCGCGTCGTCACACAGATTGGCGAAGCCGGCGACCAGGTGACGGTGCCGCTCGGTATCCGTACCATTCGCATCGATCCGACACAGGGCCTGCTTCTCAACGGAAAGCCCTATCCGCTTCGCGGCGCCAACCTGCAGCACAGCGCCCGGCCGGGAATCGGCAACGCCGTTTCGCGCGAGCAGATTGTTGAGGACTTCGCGATCCTGCGCGAAATGGGCTCGACCGGAGTGCGCCTCGCGCATTTCCAGCATCCGCAGGCCGCCTATGAGGAGGCCGACCGGCTCGGCCTCGGCTTGTGGACAGAGATCGGCGTAGTCGGCGAGATCGAGGATACCCCGGCGTTCCGCGCCAATGCCGCGCAGCAACTGCGCGAGTTGATCGCGCAGACTTATAACCATCCTTCGGTGATGATCTGGGGCATCGGCAACGAGATCTATGCCGACGATCCGAGCGTCACGCGACTGCTGGAAAGCCTTCAAAAGGTGGCAAAAGAGACCGATCCCAGCCGCCCAACCGCCTATGCGCATTGCTGCCAGGCAGACGATCATCCCAAGGCGATGGTGAGCGACGTGATCGGCTTCAACCGCTATTTCGGATGGTACAAGGACCAGAGCGGGCAGACGCTTGGCCGCTGGGCCGCGGGGTTCCATGCCACCCACCCCGACCGCGCCTTCGCGGTCAGCGAATATGGCGCGGGCGGAAGCATCCGGCACCAGGCCGATCCGCCAGGTGATGTGGACCCCGCCTCGGACTGGCATCCCGAGCAATATCAGAGCGAATACCACGAGCGGAACTCGCGCGAACTCGCCGACAAACCCTACGTCTTCGCCGCGTTCGTCTGGGTGGCGTTCGACTTCGCCTCGGCCGGGAGGCACGAAGGCGACCGCCGCGGTATCAATGACAAGGGGCTCGTCACCTACGATCGCCAGACTCGCAAGGACGCCTATTACTGGTACCAGGCGAACTGGTCGGACAAGCCGATGGTCCATATCACCAGCCGCCGTCACAATGTGCGCCGTACACCCGACGTCGAGGTAAAGGCATATACCAACGCCGGTACCGCCACGCTGTTCGTCAATGGCACGGAGCAGACAACGATTTCGACTGAAGGGCAGATCGCGCGCTGGAACGTGCTGCTGCGCCCAGGGCCAAATCGGATCGAGGTTCGCGTCCTCGGCCAGAGCGACTCCGTGGAATGGAGCTACCTGCCAGCTCCCTCGATGATATCGCCGGCGGACTGA
- a CDS encoding response regulator, whose protein sequence is MVDDSRVIRKVAHRIISDLGYQVTEAENGEEALARCKAAMPDLILLDWEMPVMTGVEFVAALRRIDGGVTPKVVFCTSKAETIDIYQGIGAGADEYVTKPFDQHMLLAKLQRIGAA, encoded by the coding sequence TTGGTCGACGATTCGCGGGTAATCCGCAAGGTCGCCCATCGCATCATCTCCGACCTCGGCTACCAGGTGACCGAGGCCGAGAATGGCGAGGAGGCGCTCGCCCGCTGCAAGGCGGCGATGCCCGACCTGATCCTGCTCGACTGGGAAATGCCGGTGATGACCGGGGTCGAATTCGTCGCCGCGCTGCGCCGGATCGATGGCGGGGTGACCCCGAAAGTGGTGTTCTGCACCTCCAAGGCCGAGACCATCGATATCTATCAGGGTATCGGCGCTGGCGCCGACGAATATGTCACCAAGCCGTTCGATCAGCACATGTTGCTGGCCAAGCTGCAGCGGATCGGAGCGGCGTAA
- a CDS encoding cytochrome b: MTMRMRFHLTIRLLHWTMAFLIIAMLFVGIGMVSTAGPAYAQLLTLHRPLGIAILLLACVRLAIRLATLAPPLPDDLPRAQKLAAKGSHLLLYLAMIGMPLIGWAMLSAGGYPVTLGLGLTLPPILPQNLGAFGMLRQAHTIAAVALFGLILGHLTIALVHGFIRHDGVLSTMAFGPSADHPQFPAPTILPRLEPASTDSIPIEHSFPAETDPAIRLDPSERQIDPT; this comes from the coding sequence ATGACCATGCGGATGCGTTTTCACCTCACAATCCGCTTGCTCCACTGGACGATGGCGTTCCTCATCATCGCCATGCTCTTCGTCGGCATCGGCATGGTCTCGACCGCCGGCCCCGCCTACGCCCAATTGCTGACGCTGCATCGGCCGCTGGGCATTGCAATCCTGCTGCTTGCCTGTGTTCGCCTGGCGATCCGACTGGCTACGCTGGCGCCCCCGCTGCCCGACGACCTTCCGCGTGCACAGAAGCTGGCCGCGAAGGGTTCGCATCTGCTGCTTTACCTGGCGATGATCGGGATGCCGCTGATTGGCTGGGCAATGCTCTCGGCCGGCGGCTACCCCGTCACCTTGGGACTGGGGCTCACGCTCCCGCCGATTTTGCCGCAGAACCTAGGCGCCTTCGGCATGCTGCGTCAGGCACATACGATTGCCGCGGTCGCTCTTTTCGGGCTCATCCTGGGACATCTGACGATCGCGCTGGTGCATGGTTTCATCCGTCACGACGGCGTGCTCTCGACGATGGCATTTGGACCGAGCGCTGACCATCCGCAGTTCCCTGCGCCGACGATCTTGCCCCGGCTCGAACCGGCTTCAACCGACTCAATTCCGATCGAACACTCATTCCCGGCTGAAACGGACCCAGCTATTCGGCTTGACCCGAGTGAACGACAGATCGACCCAACCTGA
- a CDS encoding catalase family peroxidase codes for MPVSRPRPSTVAAILAAPAALLIGFALAGGWVGTPRLSGGGIADALEYNAGPHPGYRRAHAKGLCFTGRFDANGAGTALSRARIFAKGSYSATGRFSTGGGNPFATDGRNVFHAMALQITAPDGEIWRLAMDHVPIFPVATPQAFVELQRATKPDPATGKPVPAIMKAYLARHPETKAYQDYITAAPLPDSFANGTYYSINAFRFIDSAGATRTVRWSFVPEATFGALDKTKLARLPADHLFDELLHRLARGSVRWRMRVTLASPLDRTNDATVQWPSDRRTIEVGVLNIDRAGPEEQGACRDITFDPTILPRGIALSDDPLLAARSAAYAASFRRRAAEAPGPSAIGKALARGE; via the coding sequence GTGCCAGTTTCCCGCCCCCGTCCCAGCACTGTTGCAGCGATCCTCGCAGCGCCGGCCGCGTTGTTGATCGGCTTCGCTCTGGCGGGCGGGTGGGTCGGCACGCCGCGCCTTAGCGGCGGCGGTATCGCCGACGCGCTGGAATATAATGCCGGTCCACATCCCGGATATCGCCGTGCGCATGCGAAGGGCCTGTGCTTCACCGGTCGCTTTGACGCAAATGGGGCGGGTACAGCCCTGTCCAGGGCGCGTATCTTCGCCAAAGGCAGCTATTCCGCGACCGGCCGATTCTCGACAGGCGGTGGCAACCCCTTTGCCACCGACGGCCGCAACGTCTTCCATGCCATGGCCCTGCAGATCACCGCACCGGATGGCGAAATCTGGCGGCTGGCGATGGATCATGTTCCGATCTTCCCGGTTGCGACGCCCCAGGCATTCGTAGAGCTGCAGCGCGCCACCAAGCCCGATCCAGCGACGGGCAAACCCGTACCCGCAATAATGAAGGCCTATCTGGCGCGCCATCCGGAGACCAAGGCCTATCAGGATTATATCACTGCCGCGCCGCTTCCCGACAGCTTCGCCAACGGCACCTATTACAGCATCAACGCTTTCCGCTTCATCGACTCCGCAGGCGCAACGCGCACGGTGCGCTGGTCATTTGTTCCCGAAGCGACATTTGGCGCACTCGACAAGACCAAGCTTGCGCGCCTGCCCGCAGACCATCTGTTCGACGAGCTGCTGCATCGCCTTGCGAGGGGATCGGTGCGCTGGCGGATGCGAGTGACTCTCGCGTCGCCGCTAGACCGAACCAACGACGCAACTGTGCAATGGCCTTCGGACCGCCGCACAATCGAGGTAGGTGTGCTTAACATCGACCGCGCCGGCCCCGAAGAGCAGGGCGCGTGCCGCGACATCACGTTCGACCCGACGATCCTGCCGCGAGGCATAGCCTTGTCGGACGATCCATTACTCGCCGCGCGGTCGGCCGCCTATGCGGCGTCGTTCCGCAGACGCGCCGCCGAAGCCCCCGGGCCGAGCGCGATCGGAAAAGCGCTGGCGAGGGGGGAATGA